A segment of the Leptolyngbya sp. NIES-3755 genome:
TACCACGTCTTTGGATTGGTGCGGCGATCGAGTTCGGGAAATGTCGATCGGGTTCGTCATTTATCTGGAACGGTCGAGATTTTGTCTGGTGATTTGCTCGATCAATGTTCGCTGATGGATGCGGTTTCGTATGCTCAACCCGACGAAATCTATAATTTGGCATCTCAAAGTTATGTGCCGCTTTCTTGGACGCAACCTGCTCTGACGGCAGAATATACAGCATTGGGCGTGTCGCGATTATTAGAATCAATTCGTCGCTGTAAATCTGATGCGCGATTTTACCAAGCTTCGAGTAGTGAAGTGTTCGGGCAGCCTGATGAGTCGCCTCAAACTGAACGGACTGCTTTTCGACCTCGAAATCCTTATGGAGTGGCGAAAGCGTATGCTCATTGGATGACGATTAACTACCGGCAACAGTATGGGTTGTATAGCTGTTGCGGGGTGACTTATACGCACGAATCTCCGCGTCGTGGAACTGAGTTTGTGTTCCGCAAAATTACTCGCGGTGCAGCGATGATCAAGATGGGATTAGCAAAGGAATTAAAGCTGGGAAATCTGGACGCAAAACGTGATTGGTGTTATGCCAAAGATGCAGTCCGAGCGATGTGGATGATGTTGCAACAAGAGCAACCAGACGATTACATTATTGCCAGCGGTGAAACGCATTCGGTGCGTGAATTAGTCCAGGCTGCGTTTGATTGCGTGGGTTTGAATTGGGAAGAATTTGTTTCAGTTGATCCGAGCTTTTATCGACCCGATGAAGAAGTGCAATTAGTGGGGTCGATCGACAAAATTCGCAAACAGTTGAATTGGGAACCAGAGTATTCTTTCAAACAATTGGTTGAACTCATGGTCGATCATGATTTGA
Coding sequences within it:
- a CDS encoding GDP-mannose 4,6-dehydratase (similar to AA sequence:cyanobase_aa:LBDG_29850), with protein sequence MKKALITGLTGQDGSYLAELLLEQGYHVFGLVRRSSSGNVDRVRHLSGTVEILSGDLLDQCSLMDAVSYAQPDEIYNLASQSYVPLSWTQPALTAEYTALGVSRLLESIRRCKSDARFYQASSSEVFGQPDESPQTERTAFRPRNPYGVAKAYAHWMTINYRQQYGLYSCCGVTYTHESPRRGTEFVFRKITRGAAMIKMGLAKELKLGNLDAKRDWCYAKDAVRAMWMMLQQEQPDDYIIASGETHSVRELVQAAFDCVGLNWEEFVSVDPSFYRPDEEVQLVGSIDKIRKQLNWEPEYSFKQLVELMVDHDLKELSQS